The nucleotide sequence CAACTTCGTACTTGACGCGCGATCCCTTGGGGATCTCGATGGTCACGTCGTGCTTCATGGAATGCTCCTTGACGGGTGAGGGTGGGGCGTTGCTCCGCCGAAGCGGCCGCCACGGGTGACGGTGCCTCAGGCAGGCTGCTTAGCCCGGGGCTGGCGGCAGGCAAAAGTACAGCCGGTGCCGCCGACTACTATTGAGGATATAGCGAGAGGCCCGGGTTTCTTGAACCGGCGGGGACATTTCAGGACTGACAGGACCAAGCAACTTCCATGATGGGCGTTAAAAACGGGGGTTCCCGGAAGAGGGTGCCCACGGCGTGGGGGCGCTTGATGTGGCCGGTGCTGTTGGCAGTTGTCCTGCTCTGTGTCGGCGCCGTCGTGGTGTCCGGAATGGCGCCCGGGTTGTTCAGTGTTCCCCGGCCTTCGCCGTCGATCCCCGCATGGCAGCAGCAACCCAGGCAACTGTCCGGCTCCAGCGCGCTGCTGCCCCTGGATGACAAAGCGCCCGTCCCCCTGCCGTCCGAAGTGTCCCGGCTCCTGGACGGGACCCTGAAACCAGATGGCGCGGGCAACATCAGCGGCATGGTCATCGACGCCATCACGGGGAAGGTCCTGTTCGACCGCGACGCCAACGCCAACAGGATCCCGGCGTCCAACATGAAATTGTTGACCGCCGTCGCCGCCCTGAAGGCACTCGGGCCTGACGCGCGGTTCACCACCAAGGTTCTCGGATCCGACAATCCCTCCACAGTGGTCCTGACCGGCGGCGGGGACGTGCTGCTGGGTGCGTCCGCTTCCGACCCTTCCGCCATTCTTGGACGTGCCGGCCTGGCTTCCCTGGCCGCGGACACTGCGGCAGCCCTGGCCGCAGCGGGCGTGCAGGGCCCCATCACGGTGAAGGTGGACGACTCCCTCTTCACCGGACCGGCCCTGAACCCGGCCTGGAGCCTCGACGACGTGGCGGCCGGCGAAACCGCTCCCTTGTATTCCCTCGCGCTGAACTCCGGACGCTATTCACCCGGCGTTCAAACAGGTCCCAGGCCCCAGGACTCTGCCATGACCACCGCCCAGGCTTTCGCGGAGCAGTTGGCGGCGGCCGGCGTCGTGGTGAGTCCCGGCGTCGAACGCGCCAAAGGCCTCCCCACCAAAGTCCTGGCCACCGCTGAATCCGCCACGGTCAGCGAGCAAGTGGACCTGATGCTGGAGACCTCCGATAACTTCCTGGCCGAGGCCCTGGGGCGGATGACCGCTGCCGCCAGCGGCAAGGAAACCACCTACGACGCCGCCACTGCAGCCGTGCGGCAAAGGCTGGGGGAGTTGGGTATCGCCACGGACTCAATGCAGCTGGCCGACGTTTCGGGACTGGCGTTGGAGAACCAGGTCAGTGCCCGGCAGTTCGCCGAGGTCGTCCGGGCCATCACCAGTGGTCCGGATCCTGCGCTTCGTTCAGCCCTGGACGGTTTTCCCGTTGCGGGACTCACCGGCACCCTCAACGACAGGTACGGCGACGCCAGCACCGCCGGGGGAGCGGGACTGGTCCGCGCCAAGACCGGAACCCTCAACACCGTCATCGCCCTGAGCGGTTATGTGGTGGATGCGGACGGACGGCTCCTGGTGTTCTCCTTCATAGGCAACGGACTGGACCCCGGTGCGGCCGGCAACAAAGTGGCCATGGACCGATCCGCGTCCGTACTGGCCTCCTGCGGCTGCCGGGGCTGAAAGCTCCGCGTCCAGCGAACTTAAGGGTTCACTGTCAGCCACGTGTGGTGTGATGGACCGTATGGTGTCATCTGCCCGCGAATCGTCAGCAGGGGCCCAGTCCCTGATCAATTGGGATCTGGCCGCCGCTACGGCTGCCCGGCTTGCCCCCTCCGGCCCTGAGCTCAGCGCCGGGGAAATCGGCAAGGCGGTAGAGAACCTGCGCTTCAATGCGGATATCTCCGTGCCCCACGTGCACGACATCACAGGCCTGGACGCCGCGCGGGACCTGCGCGATTCCCATGTCCTGGTGGTGGACCGGGCCTCGTGGTCCAAGGCCAATACCCAGAGTTTCTCGGTGATGCTCCAGCCTGCGCTGAAGAAGATGCTGGAAAGCCGCAGCGGGGTTGCCATGACACCGGCGGCAGCTGCAACCAGCGGGGCCATCACCGGAACCCAGCTCGGCGCCGTACTGGCCTTCCTCTCCAGCAAAGTGCTCGGCCAGTATGATCCCTTCGCTGCCCTGGCACCCGATTCCACTGTGCCCCCGGGCGGCCGCCTCCTGCTTGTGGCGCCGAACATCATCTCCGTGGAACGCGAACTCAACGTCCACCCGGACGACTTCCGCCTCTGGGTGTGCCTCCACGAGCAAACGCACCGCGTCCAGTTCGCGGCCGCACCCTGGCTCAGGCACCACATGCTCGACGAAATCGAGAAACTCAGCGGCAACCTCCTGGGCAACATGGACTCCCTCGTTGAACGGGCCGGCGCAGTGGCCAAGTCCCTCCGGGACCGCAATCCCACAGAGAAGACACCGGGCCGTGGTGCCATCCTGGACCTCCTGCAGAATCCCGAAGAAAAAGCGTCCCTCTCCCACATCACCGCTGTCATGAGCCTCCTCGAGGGCCACGCCAACGTCGTGATGGATGCCGTCGATTCCAGCATCGTCCCCTCCGTGAAGACCATCCGCCAGCGCTTCAACGACCGCGGCAAGGACCGGGGCGTTGTGGAGAAGTTCATCCGCAACCTCCTCGGCCTGGATGCCAAGATGCGCCAGTACACCGACGGCGCCAAATTCGTCCGCGAAGTCGTTGCCGTGGCCGGGATGGAAGGCTTCAACAGCGTCTGGGAATCCGCCGAGTACCTGCCCACCGAAGAAGAAATCCATAACTCCCGGCTGTGGCTAGAGCGGATGGGCCTTTGAGCCTTCCGGCCGGTTCCGGTGCTGGTTCAGGTTCCGGTGCGGGTTCAGCAGGCAAAGGACGACGCCGGCCCGGACGATTGGCGCCAGTCGTCGGCAAGGCACGGAAACAGTTGCAGAACGCCCTCGCCGCTGCCGGGTACCCCGCGCGGGTGCTCGTGGCCTGCAGCGGAGGTCCGGATTCCCTGGCGCTCGCAGCCATTGCAGCCCATTTCGGCAGGCGCGGCCACGTGGATGGAAATCCGGTGTCCGTTGCCGCCGTCGTGGTTGACCATCAACTGCAGGACGGATCGGCGGAAGTAGCTGCCAGGACCGCATCTGTCTTGCGCGAGCTGGGGCTTTCTCCCGTGGAAGTGCGGACAGTGGACGTCGCAGCAACCGGGTATGGCCCCGAGGCCGCAGCGCGGGACGCCCGGCATGCGGCCCTTGAATCCGCCGCCGATGACCTGGGGTGTGATGCGATCCTGCTCGGCCATACCTTGGATGACCAGGCTGAACAGGTGCTCCTGGGCCTGGCCCGGGGTTCCGGGACACGCTCCTTGGCGGGCATGCGCCCTGCCCGCGGCCGGCTTCTCCGCCCATTCCTCGGTCTCCGCCGCCAGGAAACAGTGGAGATCTGCGACGTCGAGGAACTGGACCCCTGGCACGATCCGAGCAACGCCGATCCCGCCTTCGCCCGCTCCAGGACACGCGTGGAAGTCATGCCGGTCCTCGAAGAAAAGCTTGGGCCCGGGGTGGCTGAATCCCTGGCCCGGACTGCGGCGATCCTTCAGCAGGATGCGGATTTCCTCGAGGATTTGGCCAACGAGACCTATCTCTCACTCGTCCATCGTGAGGATGGGGGCGTCTGGCTGCCGGAGGATACCGTCCGCGGACTTGCACCGGCGCTAAGGTTCCGGGTCATCGCCAAGGCTGCAGCCGACGTCGGGGGTCAACAACCCGGGTACGGTCGGCTTCAAGCCGCGGAAGCCCTGCTGCGCAGGCAGGGGTCGGCCGGGCCCGTGCAGCTTCCCGGCCACGTCAGCGTTTCACGTCTGTCCCTCAGCGATCTGGCGCAGGAAAGGACTGTTTCCGCAGGCGCTCCGCCGGCGGATGCGACCGGTGATTCGGCCAACGCCGGTCCCCGCGAAGCCGCGCGCTGTGGGAAGCTAGTATTCCGGCATCAGAAACCGTCCCAGCAGTAGCCGCACCCGAGCATCAAAACAGGAGCCATTGGTGGATTCAAACGACGTCCAGGCAGATCTCAAGCACGTTCTTTACACCAAAGAGCAGATCCAAACGCGTATCGCGGAACTCGCAGCGCAGATCGACAAGGACTACGAAGGCCGCGACATCCTCATTGTCGGGGTCCTCAAGGGTGCGGTCATGGTCATGGCTGACCTTGCCCGCGCACTGCACAGCCACGTCAGCATGGACTGGATGGCTGTCTCGTCCTATGGCTCCGGCACCCAGTCCTCCGGCGTCGTCCGGATCCTCAAGGACCTCGACACCGACCTCATGGGCAAAGACGTGCTCATTGTTGAGGACATCATCGATTCCGGCCTCACTCTTTCCTGGCTGAAGTCGAACCTCGAATCCCGCGGTACCGCCAGCGTCGAGATCTGCACCGCTTTCCGGAAGCCGACCGCCGCCAAGGTGGAAATCGACGTCAAGTACGTCGGCTACGACATTCCCAACGAGTTCGTTGTCGGCTACGGCCTGGACTACGCCGAGAAGTACCGCAACCTCGACTTCGTGGGCACCCTGGCCCCGCACGTTTACGAGTAACCACCCGGTTCCCGCTTCGCCGCGCCACTTTCCGCCAAAGGCACCTGCAACCTGGTGCTTTTGGCGGAAGGGGCGCGGCGTTGCTGTTTAAAGGGTGCGAATGGCCTGGGTGGTTGATCTTTGGCTTGGCCGGGCCTGCCGCCTCTCCGCTTGCCGGGGCTAAACTGAACCATGACCGGTGCTTCTGCCCGTCTTCTGACTTGGCTTGCCGTCATGGCGACGCTCCTCACGGCCTGCACTCCCGCCGTCGACCTCCCCGGGACCGATGCCGGCCAGCCGGTCGCGACCTCTTCCGCCGTGCCGACTGCGAGCGAAACCGCCGCGGTCCCGTCTACGAACACCCAACCTCCCGCTCCGGCTGTGGCTCCAATCCCAGCTGCGCCTCCCGTCCCGGCGGCGCCTCCGGCGATTCCCCAGCCGTTCGCGTTCAACCTGTACCAGGCGGGTGACTTCGTTCCGCAGTACACCTTCGATTGGTGCGTTGCGGCGAGCGTGCAGATGGCCCACAACCTCATTGACGACACCGGCGGGGCTTCCTGGACCGACTCTGCGCAGCAGGGTCAGCTGTGGGAGATGGCAAGGGCCAGATCATCCGATTCGTTCAACGGTGCCAACCCGTTCGGTTGGGCGCAGGTGCTGACCGAATCCGGCATGGGGCCGTACACGGTGGTGAGCGTCGCGGATTATGGCGGCGCCCTGCAAACGGCTGCGCGCGCCATGGCGGGTACCGGGCGACCGGTTGGCCTGGTCATGTGGAGCGGCCGCCACGCGTGGGTCATGAGCGGATTCGAATCGATGGGCGATCCCGCCCTGTTCCCGGACTTCAAGATAACGGGGATTCACGTCATGGATCCGCTGTACCCATATGGCAGCGGGCAGTGGGGGCCATCGCCCGAGCCCAACAGCCTGCTCAGTCCGGAGCAGCTGGCCACGCAGTTCGTGGTCCGGGAGCCCCGACGCTGGAGCAGCGGACTCCCGACCGGCTACTTGCTGGTGCTCCCCGTCGCTGCGGCCTGAACGAACCAGCAACAAACCCTGTCCACTCGAGCCCACCGCGAGTATCCTGTGTACGCCCAGAGGGAACTTTTGGACTTTCCAGTGCGTGAATTACTGGGAACGGTGTATAGCTTGAAACCGAAGCAGCACCACTCGCGCGCAGAAGTTGCGCCTTGCAGCACTACCAGGAGGGACGGGGCAAAACCCCGATCAGATGAAAGCTAAGAGTTTCTTCAAGGGCCCGGGCATCTGGATTGTTGTCGTCGTTGGCTTGCTCCTGGTGGCATTCGCAACACTGGCTCCGGGCGGTTCCACACGCATTGACACCAAGGAAGGCCTGGATCTCCTGTCGCAAAGCGGCAAGGTCGAGCAGGCCAAGATCTTCGACGCCGAGAACCGCGTCGACTTGGTGCTGAAGGACAACCTGAACCTGGATGGACAGGACAAGGGCAAGAACGTCCAGTTCTTCTACGTCACGGATCGTGGTCCGGATGTCGTGAAGGCTGTTACCAACGCCAACCCGGACAAGGGCTTTACTGACCAGCCCGTCGAGAACAACTGGTTCTCCGGCCTGTTCTCGCTCCTTATCCCGGTGCTGTTGCTCGGTGTCCTGTTCTGGTTCCTGCTGTCCCGCATGCAGGGCGGCGGCTCCAAGGTCATGCAGTTCGGCAAGTCCAAGGCCAAGCTGGTCAACAAGGACATGCCCCAGGTGACGTTCTCCGACGTTGCCGGTGCTGACGAGGCCGTGGAAGAGCTCCAGGAAATCAAGGAATTCCTCCAGGAACCGGCGAAGTTCCAGGCGGTCGGCGCCAAGATCCCCAAGGGTGTGCTGCTCTACGGCCCTCCGGGTACCGGTAAGACCCTGCTCGCCCGTGCTGTCGCAGGCGAAGCCGGTGTTCCGTTCTTCTCCATCTCCGGCTCGGACTTCGTGGAGATGTTCGTCGGTGTGGGTGCCTCCCGCGTCCGCGACCTCTTCGAGCAGGCCAAGGCCAGTTCCCCGGCAATCATCTTCGTGGACGAGATCGACGCCGTCGGCCGTCACCGCGGTGCCGGCATCGGCGGCGGAAACGACGAGCGTGAGCAAACCCTGAACCAGCTCCTTGTGGAGATGGATGGCTTCGACGTCAAAACCAACGTCATTCTCATCGCGGCGACGAACCGTCCCGACGTCCTGGATCCCGCACTGTTGCGCCCGGGCCGTTTTGACCGCCAGATCACCGTGGAAGCTCCGGACATGATCGGTCGCGAACAGATCCTCAATGTCCACGCCAAGGGCAAGCCCATGGCTCCCGGCATCGACCTCAGGGCTGTTGCCAAGAAGACCCCCGGCTACACAGGTGCCGACCTGGCCAACGTCTTGAACGAGGCCGCGCTGCTGACCGCCCGTTCAAATGCGAACCTCATCGATGACCGTGCGTTGGACGAGGCAATCGACCGCGTCATGGCCGGCCCGCAAAAGCGCAGCCGCGTCATGAAGGAACTCGAGCGCAAGATCACCGCCTACCACGAAGGCGGCCACGCCTTGGTGGCGGCAGCACTGCGGAATTCCGCCCCGGTCACCAAGATCACCATCCTTCCCCGCGGCCGTGCACTCGGCTACACCATGGTGATCCCCGAGGATGACAAGTACTCGGTCACCCGCAACGAGCTGCTCGATCAGATGGCCTACGCCATGGGCGGCCGCGTCGCAGAGGAGATCGTGTTCCACGACCCCTCCACCGGTGCCTCCAACGACATCGAGAAGGCCACCTCCACTGCCCGCAAGATGGTGACGCAGTACGGCATGAGCGAACGCGTCGGTGCCGTGAAGCTGGGCCAGGGTGGCGGCGAGCCGTTCCTCGGCCGCGATGCCGCACAGGAGCGCAACTTCTCGGACCAGATCGCGTACGTCGTGGACGAGGAAGTTCGTCGCCTGATCGACCAGGCACACGACGAGGCCTACGCCATCCTTACCGAAAACCGGGACGTCCTGGACCGCCTGGCACTGGAACTCCTGGAACGGGAAACCCTGAACCAGGCTGAGATCGCTGAGATCTTCCACGACATCCGGAAGCGAGATTTCCGCGAGATCTGGTTGTCCAAGGAATCCCGTCCGGTCCAGTCCATTCCCCCGGTGGAAAGCCGTGCAGAAAAGGCCGAGCGGGAAGCCCAGGAGGAGGCCAAGAAGGCTCGCCTGGACGAACCGTTGGACACCGTAGCTCCGCACGCACAGGGCGTCAGCAGCCAGGACTCCTTCCAGGCGCCGCAGCCCGACGGCGGCAACGACCACCCGCATCACGGCTAAGCTTTCTGCTGTGACTCATTTCGACGACGACGACCTCGCCGCCGCCCACGGTTCCGCCACGGGCTCCAAGGCCCACTCCAAGGTGGACCGTCCGCGCATTGAAGCGGCTGTCCGCGAGATCCTGCTGGCAATTGGTGAAGACCCTGACCGTGGCGGGCTGCAGGACACGCCAAAGCGCGTGGCCAAAGCCTATGCCGAGGTGTTCGCGGGCCTGCACCAGCACCCCGCGGACGTCCTGTCCACCACCTTCGACCTCGACCACGAAGAGCTTGTCCTGGTGAAGGACATTCCCTTCTACTCCACGTGCGAACACCACCTGGTGCCGTTCCACGGAGTAGCGCATGTCGGTTACATTCCGTCACATGACGGCAAGGTGACCGGCCTCAGCAAGCTGGCACGGCTGGTGGATATCTACGCCCGCCGGCCGCAGGTGCAGGAGCGCCTCACCACGCAGATCGTGGAGGCCCTGGTGAAGCACCTCAACCCGCGCGGGGCGATTGTCGTCGTCGAATGTGAACACATGTGTATGTCCATGCGCGGCATCCGCAAGCCCGGCGCGAAGACCGTCACCAGCGCGGTGCGCGGTCAACTCCATGACCCGGCCACCCGCGCCGAGGCCATGAGCCTCATCATCGGAAGGTAAGCATTTATGGACTCCCTCGCTGCAGCACCCGGAACCGGCCCGGCCACAAGCCCGCTGCCGGTTCTCCGTAAGCCGCGGCCCGCGGCCAGGTTCGAGGACCTGCCCACGGACCGCACGCTCGTCATGGGAATCCTCAACGTCACCCCGGATTCCTTCAGCGACGGCGGCACGCACCGCACACCGGACACAGCCATTGCGCTGGGCCTGCGGATGTTCTACGCCGGCGCTGACATCATTGATGTCGGCGGCGAGTCCACCCGTTCGGGCGCGGAACCTGTTTCCCCCGAGGAAGAACAGCGCCGCGTGCTGCCGGTGATCCAGGCCCTGGTGAAGGCCGGTGCGCTGGTCAGCATCGACACCATGCACACCTCCACGGCGGCCGCCGCTGTTGAGGCCGGAGCTGCCATCATCAACGATGTGTCCGGCCTGACCATCGAGCCCGATATGCCCGAGCTCGTGGCCCGCACCAAGGTCCCGTACATCCTGACGCACCGCCGGGGCGACGCCCTGACCATGGACAGCCTGACGGACTACAACAACGTCACCGAGGACGTGGTGGCCGAGCTCAGCGGCGTCCGCGACAAGCTGTATGCCGCCGGCGTTGCCCCGGAACAGATCATCGTCGATCCCGGTATCGGGTTCTCCAAGAACGAGAACCAGAACTGGGAACTCCTGAAGAACCTGGACCAGTTGTTCGTCCTGGGACACAAGGTGATGGTGGCCGCTTCCCGCAAGCGCTTCCTTGGCTCGCTCCTCACAGTGGCCGGCAAGTCGGCAGCGCCGTTGGAGCGCGACTCCGCCACCGCCGCCATCACCGCTCTGAGTGCTGCCCAAGGCGCTTGGGCTGTCCGCGTCCACGACGTCGGCCCCAGCCTTGACGCCGTCAAGGTTGCCGCCCGTATCGCCCGCTGATTGGATAACGCTGTGGACAGGATTACGCTGACCGGCGTCACCGCCGTCGGTTATCACGGGGTGTTCGATTTCGAGCGCCGTGACGGCCAGCCCTTCGTCGTGGATGCCGTGCTGCACACGGATTTCACCAAGGCTGCCGAGACCGACGACCTGCAGTACACAGCGCACTACGGCGAAGTCGCCGAGTTGATCACGAAGCACATCGAGGGCGAGCCCTTGAACCTGATCGAGGGTCTCGCGGTCAGGATCGCCGAGGCCATCCTCGCGAACTACAGCGTGACCGCCGTCGACGTTACCGTCCACAAACCCAAGGCGCCCATTGAGGTTCCGTTTGGCGATGTGACCGTCAGCGTCCACCGGGAGCGATCATGAGCCCTGGCTATACCAAGGTCATTCTGGCTTTGGGCAGCAACCTGGGGGAGCGCAACGACACTCTTTCCACGGCCGTTGCCGACCTCGTTGATCCGCCGGAGGTCCGCCTCCTGGGGGTTTCTCCGGTGGTGCAGACCAAAGCCGTCGGGGGGCCGGAAGGCCAGCCTGATTTCCTGAATATGGTCATGGCGGTGGAGACCACGCTCACTCCCTTGGAGCTGCTCAAGCATTGCCACGAGATCGAACAGAAGCATCACCGAACCCGTGAAGTGCGTTGGGGTCCCAGGACTCTGGATGTGGACATCATCGTTTTCGGGGACCTTGCAAGCGACGACCCCGTCCTCACCATCCCGCATCCCAGGGCAGCCGAGCGGGCTTTCGTGCTCTACCCCTGGTCGCTGCTTGAACCACACGCCCGGCTGAATGGCCACAGCGTGGCTGAACTGGCCGCCGTCGCAGCCGACATGCCGGACATCCGCAGGTTCGACGGCTTTGGCGACGTCGCCGGCGTACCGGCCACAGGGGCGGTGGAGCCGCAGTGAAAGCCATGCGCCCGGTTGTTTTGGTGCTCATCGCCGTCATCGCTGCCGTCGTAGGCTGGCTGGCCACTGTCTCTACCAACCGTTTCAGCATGCCCACCCCTGTCCTGCCAACGTCCGCGTTGATCACCATGGGTGTCATCGCCGGACTCACGCTCGTCATGGGCGTGCGGGTCCTGCGGTGGCGAAACGGCAAGAAGAAGAACATGCTGAATCCGATTCTTGCCGCCAGGACCCTGATCCTTGCCCAGGCCTGCGCTTACGCTGGAACGCTCCTCCTTGGCTGGCATGCGGGTATCGGCGTGGACCTCCTGCGGATCGGCACGCTGCGCAGCGGTGAAGGCATCCTGTGGAATGCACTGCTGATGGGTGGCGGCGGTGTGGTGATGGTGGTCGTCGGCCTGGTAGTGGAGCGTTTTTGCCGGATACCGCCGGAGGACATCGAAGGCGGCTCCGCCGGTCCTGAAACCCGCCGGGGCGAAACCAAAGGCGAAGGCGAATATGCCTACCGAGGCGATTGATCCTCCCGGCGTCCAGTGGCTCCGGGTTTCCCCCAAGTACGTCACTGTCCGCTTGGTGGAGTGGGCCATCGGAAATGTGCTGATGGTTGCCGTCCTCAGCCTGCCGCTTGTCTTCGTGCTTCTGGGATGGTGGCGGTGGCCCCCGTTGTGGCTGGCCATTGCTGTTCCTGCCGTGATGCTGGTGCTTGCACTCTGGCGTCTGGCCCTCATTCCGCGCCAGGTGCGTGCCATTGGATACGCCGAACGCGATGATGACCTGCTCATTCGCCGGGGCATCTTCTTCCAGCGCACCATGGTGGTTCCGTACGGCCGCATGCAATACGTTGATGTCGCCGTCGGGCCGGTTGAGCGCAGCCTGGGGCTGTGCACGCTGAAACTCCACACCGCTTCCACCGGTACGAATGCCCAGCTCCCCGGCCTTCCTGCCCAGGAAGGCGCCCGCTTGCGCGAACAGCTTTCGGCCCGCGGAGAAGCCAGGCTGGCCGGGCTGTGAGCCCGGGAGACTCTGCTGTGGTGTTACCGGACAAAGCCGTCGACGGCGACTGGAAGCGGGTCCATCCTGCCTCGCCTTTCGTCCGCGGCTGGGTGGCGTTGGCCGCCGTCGGGTTCTTCTTCAGCAGGGACGCTTTCGAACGGATGCTGCAGGGCCGGGATTTTGTGGATCCGCACCTGAGCGGCCGTGTGCCATGGCTCCTGGCCGGTGGCGCTGTGGTGCTGCTCCTGACAGTCGGCGGTTTCATTCTCAGCTGGTACTTCACCCGCTACCAGGTGGCCGAAGGCTTTGTCCGGGTGAACACGGGTTTCCTGTTCAAGCAGCAGCGGCAGGCGCGCCTGGACCGCGTTCAGGCCATCGACATTGTGCAGCCGCTTCTGGCACGGATTTTCGGTCTCGCAGAACTCAAGTTTGAGGTGGCCGACGCCGGCGAGTCGGCCGTGCGGCTGGCGTACCTTCCCATCGACCAGGCCAAGCAGCTGCGCGCCACGATCCTTGCGCGGGCGGCGGGTGTGGTCAGCGAGGCCGGGTCGGAGCAAGAGATCCCGGAAGCCCCGGAGCATGTTGTCCTGTCCGTGCCTCCGGCGCGCCTCCTCGGTTCCCTGCTGCTGAGTGAACAGACCGTGGGCATCCTCCTCGGGGCCGCCGCGGTGGTCTCAACCTCGGTCCTTCTGGACAACACAGCAATCTTCCTGGCCCTCATCCCCGCCATCCTAGGTATCGGTGCTTCGTATTGGAGTTCATTCAACAAGGGCTACAACTTCACCGCGGCCATATCGCCGGACGGCATCCGGCTCCGCTACGGACTCCTGGATACGCAGGCCCAGACGCTCCCCCCGGGCCGTATCCAGGCCGTGATGGTCAGGCAGCCCCCCATCTGGAGGCTCTTCGGCTGGTACCGGATGCACGTCAATGTGGCCGGCTACGGCGCCGCGGGGAATTCCGACGGCGCTGCCCGCACCATGCTGCTCCCCGTGGGGTTGAAGCCGGACGTCCTGCGGATGATGTCCTTGGTGTTGCCGGATCCCGGGGTGGACGAACCTGCGGCCGTCTTTGATGCCGGCTTGGAGGGACTGGCGCCGTCGGGCCGCGTCCCGGCCGGCACTGATGGATTCGTTACGACACCCCGCCGTGCACGGTTGCTGGCTCCGTTGGGCTGGCGTCGGAACGGCTTTTTGGCCACCGGCACCGCCCTGCTGATCCGGTCCGGCCGATGGTGGCGCACCCTGGTAATGGTGCCGCATCAACGCACACAGTCCATGGCGTTGCACCAAGGGCCGCTGGCACGGCGCTTTGGTGTGGCTGATCTTGTCCTCCACACCACAGCGGGCCCGGTGCTTCCCCGCGTGTTCCAGGCCGGGGTGTCCCAGGCAGTTGAGCTTTTCGACCAGCAGGCCGCCCGTGCCCGGGAGGCACGGAAGCGGCAGACCAGCGAACAATGGCTGGCGCAGGTGGCGCCGCAAGCCCCGGAAGTCGCCG is from Paenarthrobacter nicotinovorans and encodes:
- a CDS encoding PH domain-containing protein; translated protein: MPTEAIDPPGVQWLRVSPKYVTVRLVEWAIGNVLMVAVLSLPLVFVLLGWWRWPPLWLAIAVPAVMLVLALWRLALIPRQVRAIGYAERDDDLLIRRGIFFQRTMVVPYGRMQYVDVAVGPVERSLGLCTLKLHTASTGTNAQLPGLPAQEGARLREQLSARGEARLAGL
- a CDS encoding PH domain-containing protein, coding for MSPGDSAVVLPDKAVDGDWKRVHPASPFVRGWVALAAVGFFFSRDAFERMLQGRDFVDPHLSGRVPWLLAGGAVVLLLTVGGFILSWYFTRYQVAEGFVRVNTGFLFKQQRQARLDRVQAIDIVQPLLARIFGLAELKFEVADAGESAVRLAYLPIDQAKQLRATILARAAGVVSEAGSEQEIPEAPEHVVLSVPPARLLGSLLLSEQTVGILLGAAAVVSTSVLLDNTAIFLALIPAILGIGASYWSSFNKGYNFTAAISPDGIRLRYGLLDTQAQTLPPGRIQAVMVRQPPIWRLFGWYRMHVNVAGYGAAGNSDGAARTMLLPVGLKPDVLRMMSLVLPDPGVDEPAAVFDAGLEGLAPSGRVPAGTDGFVTTPRRARLLAPLGWRRNGFLATGTALLIRSGRWWRTLVMVPHQRTQSMALHQGPLARRFGVADLVLHTTAGPVLPRVFQAGVSQAVELFDQQAARAREARKRQTSEQWLAQVAPQAPEVAAAAAQPEEPQTPNQEDRHDG
- the folB gene encoding dihydroneopterin aldolase; amino-acid sequence: MDRITLTGVTAVGYHGVFDFERRDGQPFVVDAVLHTDFTKAAETDDLQYTAHYGEVAELITKHIEGEPLNLIEGLAVRIAEAILANYSVTAVDVTVHKPKAPIEVPFGDVTVSVHRERS
- a CDS encoding DUF3180 domain-containing protein, coding for MKAMRPVVLVLIAVIAAVVGWLATVSTNRFSMPTPVLPTSALITMGVIAGLTLVMGVRVLRWRNGKKKNMLNPILAARTLILAQACAYAGTLLLGWHAGIGVDLLRIGTLRSGEGILWNALLMGGGGVVMVVVGLVVERFCRIPPEDIEGGSAGPETRRGETKGEGEYAYRGD
- the folK gene encoding 2-amino-4-hydroxy-6-hydroxymethyldihydropteridine diphosphokinase; the protein is MSPGYTKVILALGSNLGERNDTLSTAVADLVDPPEVRLLGVSPVVQTKAVGGPEGQPDFLNMVMAVETTLTPLELLKHCHEIEQKHHRTREVRWGPRTLDVDIIVFGDLASDDPVLTIPHPRAAERAFVLYPWSLLEPHARLNGHSVAELAAVAADMPDIRRFDGFGDVAGVPATGAVEPQ